Part of the Candidatus Omnitrophota bacterium genome, GCAAGTACGTTAATAGTGATGGTGGTGGAAAAGACCAAGGATATAGGCGTATTAAGGGCTTTGGGTATGAGCGCCAAGGGAATACGCAATATTTTTACTTTCGTAGGCCTGTTTATCGGGACTATGGGCACTTTGATCGGAGGCCTTTCGGGGGTAGCTTTGTGCTTTATACTTAAGAAATACCAGTTTATTAGATTGCCATCAGTTTATTCCATTGATAAATTGCCGGTATCAATTGTTTTCTGGCCGGACATAGTGGTAATTATCATTTCGGCATTATTTATTACGTTAATGTCAACGATATATCCGGCAAGCAAGGCTGCAGGTTTTAAGCCGGTAGAAGCACTGCGTTACGAATAACAACCATGATAGAGGCCAAAGGAATTTATAAAAATTATATCATAGACAGTAATAGGCTTGAGATACTTAAGGGCATAGATTTAAATGTTAAAAAAGGGGAGTTTATAACGATTGTCGGTCCTTCGGGAGCCGGCAAATCTACTCTCCTGCATATCCTCGGAGGCTTAGATTCACCAAGCGAGGGTAAGGTGTCAATAGGCGGCCAGGATATTTACAGGATGGATGACCAGAAGATATCAAGGGTGAGGAATCAGAAAATAGGATTTGTTTTTCAGTTTTACCACTTGCTTTCCGAATTTACTGTTTTAGAAAATGCAGTATTACCTGTTTTTTTTAACGGTTCTTATACTAAGCCGCAGGCAGCAGAGATAAGAAATAAGGCGATCGGGCTTTTTGCTAATGTCGGCCTTTCAAACAGATTGAACCATTTCCCTATGCAGCTTTCCGGAGGTGAGAAGCAGAGGGTAGCCATTGTAAGGGCGTTGATGAATGACCCGCAGGTTTTATTATGCGACGAACCTACCGGTAATCTGGATTCAGCTTCCGGTAACCAGATAATGTCATTAATTAAAGACGTAAATTTAAAATCCAAGATGACAGTTATCCTGGTTACTCATAATCAGGAGCTGGCAAGTTTGGGTAACAGGATTTTTAATCTTAAAGACGGTGTTTTATTGAATTAAGGCGCAAAAGGAGAGTATATGCAAATTTATATTAATGGTAAGTTTTATAGCAGGAAAGAAGCCAAGATTTCAGTGTTTGACCACGGCCTTTTATATGGTGATGGGGTTTTTGAAGGCATCAGGTCTTACAGGCGACGGGTTTTTAAGCTGAAAGAGCATATCGACAGGCTATATGAATCCGCGCATAGCATAATGCTGCCGATGCGGATGTCAAGAGATGAATTGTCCAGAGCCGTGGTAGCAACGCTTAAGAAGAACGACCTTGATAATGCATATATCAGGCTCATTGTTACCAGGGGTGAGGGGGATTTGGGTTTGGACCCGCGTAAATGCTACGGTAACTCCACGATTATTATTATCGCCGATAAAATTGCTCTTTATCCCGAGAAATTTTACAAACAGGGCCTTTCTATAATTTCCGTTCCGACTGTGCGTAATCTCCCTGAGGCATTGAATCCGCAGATCAAATCTTTGAATTATCTCAACAATATATTGGCAAAGATCGAAGCTGCAAACAGCGGTTATGATGAGGCGATAATGCTTGATTCATTAGGA contains:
- the ilvE gene encoding branched-chain-amino-acid transaminase — its product is MQIYINGKFYSRKEAKISVFDHGLLYGDGVFEGIRSYRRRVFKLKEHIDRLYESAHSIMLPMRMSRDELSRAVVATLKKNDLDNAYIRLIVTRGEGDLGLDPRKCYGNSTIIIIADKIALYPEKFYKQGLSIISVPTVRNLPEALNPQIKSLNYLNNILAKIEAANSGYDEAIMLDSLGYVAECTGDNLFIVKKNELYTPPQCMGTLRGITRDAIIDIAKSARIPVHEHVITRHEVFISDECFLTGTAAEVIPVVKVDGRVIGSGAPGAVTLRLMKKFRELTKTDGVKY
- a CDS encoding ABC transporter ATP-binding protein → MIEAKGIYKNYIIDSNRLEILKGIDLNVKKGEFITIVGPSGAGKSTLLHILGGLDSPSEGKVSIGGQDIYRMDDQKISRVRNQKIGFVFQFYHLLSEFTVLENAVLPVFFNGSYTKPQAAEIRNKAIGLFANVGLSNRLNHFPMQLSGGEKQRVAIVRALMNDPQVLLCDEPTGNLDSASGNQIMSLIKDVNLKSKMTVILVTHNQELASLGNRIFNLKDGVLLN